In Leucoraja erinacea ecotype New England chromosome 11, Leri_hhj_1, whole genome shotgun sequence, the following are encoded in one genomic region:
- the LOC129701524 gene encoding protocadherin alpha-C2-like, which translates to MALAICNFFLLFALGPVSGQIDYSIPEEQAPGTTVGNIAEDLKLNVWELSPRMFRLVCEGSKKYMEVNQKNGILFVNERIDREEICKQSFVCILNYQIILDGPFEMHQIAVEILDINDNSPVFPKAEFSLQMNELVATGARFPLESAYDPDVGTNTISIYRVSSNEHFGLKMQTRTDGSKDALLVLEKSLDREQQSTYHLILTAIDGGIPQRSGTTQINIAVADVNDNAPIFDRDVYRVHVVENVAVGTLLTRINAVDLDEGVNAELTYSFTSYVPQNIRELFKLDQITGEIRVHGAFDYEETKMYELDVQVVDNGSAGMTGNAKVIVELLDTNDNVPTIEVTVMTGAVHEDAPVGTVTSMISVTDLDSGEYGEVQCQVPEHLPFKLVKTSRTNYKLVTNGVLNREIVPIYNITISAWDGGSPPLSTNKTVFVSISDINDNIPSFTQPAYSAYVAENNTPGASIFAVTASDPDLNQNGEVSYSIIENHVQGISASPYVTINSRSGIIYALYSFDYEEWKHFQIKLQAQDAGSPPLSSAVIVNIIILDQNDNAPVIISPLTWNSTASVEIDPQLTFPEYVITKVIATDADSGQNSRLRYQILEASDPTLFTLDLLSGEIRATRSLRKEDVSSDRLLICVKDNGEPILSSTVTVTFSILSNVTENTFKRTDNDRSSTQFSPVNHYLIIALGSTSFVFLVIIIFLVVLKLKHGSERPAALSVPTTHNYFNYSDVRQNDGYNYTVCLSPESSKSDFLFLKPCHDTLPFNDSDVPNNGAVK; encoded by the coding sequence ATGGCGCTAGCAATTTGCAATTTCTTCCTTCTTTTTGCATTGGGCCCGGTTTCGGGGCAAATTGACTATTCGATTCCCGAGGAGCAGGCGCCAGGAACAACTGTGGGAAATATCGCCGAGGATTTGAAACTGAACGTTTGGGAATTATCGCCACGAATGTTTCGGCTTGTCTGTGAAGGAAGCAAGAAATATATGGAGGTAAATCAGAAGAATGGCATTTTATTTGTGAATGAAAGAATTGATAGGGAAGAAATATGTAAGCAAAGCTTTGTCTGTATCCTGAATTACCAGATAATCCTCGACGGTCCTTTTGAAATGCATCAGATTGCAGTGGAGATCCTAGATATAAATGACAATTCACCCGTATTTCCGAAAGCAGAATTTTCCTTGCAGATGAATGAATTGGTTGCGACAGGAGCGCGCTTTCCCCTCGAGAGCGCGTACGACCCTGACGTGGGCACAAACACAATCAGCATCTACCGTGTTAGTTCAAATGAACACTTCGGTCTCAAGATGCAGACGAGAACAGATGGGAGCAAAGATGCCCTGCTGGTATTAGAGAAAAGCTTAGATCGTGAGCAACAATCGACCTATCATTTGATACTGACCGCAATTGATGGTGGCATCCCTCAAAGATCTGGTACAACTCAAATAAACATTGCTGTGGCAGACGTCAATGATAATGCGCCCATTTTTGACCGTGACGTTTATCGAGTGCACGTAGTTGAAAACGTCGCAGTAGGCACATTATTAACCAGAATTAACGCtgttgatttggatgaaggggtgAACGCAGAGCTAACATATTCTTTCACAAGTTATGTGCCCCAAAATATACGCGAGTTGTTTAAATTAGACCAGATAACTGGGGAGATTAGAGTTCACGGTGCATTCGATTATGAAGAAACAAAGATGTACGAACTTGATGTACAAGTTGTAGACAATGGTTCAGCGGGCATGACTGGAAATGCCAAAGTTATAGTCGAATTACTAGATACGAATGATAACGTTCCCACAATTGAGGTGACTGTGATGACTGGCGCAGTGCATGAAGATGCCCCTGTCGGTACAGTGACATCAATGATTAGCGTAACAGATTTAGATTCTGGCGAATATGGGGAGGTTCAATGTCAGGTTCCAGAGCATCTTCCATTTAAATTGGTTAAGACTTCGAGGACAAATTACAAATTAGTCACGAATGGTGTTTTGAATCGCGAAATTGTCCCGATATACAACATCACTATTTCAGCCTGGGATGGCGGCTCTCCTCCACTTTCCACAAATAAAACTGTTTTTGTTTCCATATCTGATATAAATGATAACATCCCAAGTTTTACCCAACCTGCCTATAGTGCGTACGTAGCGGAGAACAATACACCGGGCGCTTCCATATTTGCTGTAACGGCTTCAGATCCAGACTTAAATCAGAACGGGGAAGTCTCCTACTCTATTATTGAGAATCACGTGCAAGGGATTTCCGCATCTCCGTATGTTACTATTAACTCAAGAAGTGGCATTATTTACGCACTGTACTCCTTTGACTATGAAGAATGGAAGCATTTCCAGATCAAACTTCAAGCCCAGGATGCTGGATCTCCTCCACTAAGTTCCGCAGTTATCGTGAATATTATTATCTTGGACCAAAATGATAACGCTCCCGTTATCATTTCACCTTTAACATGGAACAGcactgcatctgtggagatagaccCACAGTTAACATTTCCAGAATATGTGATCACAAAAGTAATCGCGACAGACGCGGATTCCGGTCAGAACTCTCGTCTGCGTTATCAAATTTTGGAAGCCAGTGACCCCACTCTGTTTACGTTGGATCTTCTCTCTGGAGAAATAAGAGCAACGCGAAGTTTAAGAAAGGAAGACGTAAGTTCGGATAGACTGCTCATCTGCGTAAAAGACAATGGTGAGCCGATCCTCTCCAGTACGGTCACAGTTACATTTTCAATTTTATCCAATGTCACTGAAAACACTTTCAAACGAACAGATAACGACAGGAGTTCCACCCAATTTTCACCAGTGAATCACTACTTAATCATCGCTTTAGGGTCAACTTCCTTTGTGTTTCTTGTCATCATAATTTTCCTGGTGGTGTTGAAGCTTAAACATGGTTCAGAAAGACCTGCTGCCTTAAGTGTACCTACAACACATAATTATTTCAATTATTCGGATGTTCGTCAAAACGATGGCTATAATTATACCGTCTGCTTATCTCCAGAGTCATCGAAGAGTGATTttttgtttcttaaaccttgtcaTGATACCTTACCTTTCAATGATTCGGACGTTCCGAATAACGGCGCAGTGAAATAA